One Candidatus Brocadiaceae bacterium genomic window carries:
- a CDS encoding uracil-DNA glycosylase, translating into MSASGLRKRLETERMLGVDALMRRPGPEAELRAVEHQVTACARCPLHRERTRTVFARGSARARLMFIGEAPGAEEDRQGVPFVGAAGQLLDRMIAAMGMDRDEVYVSNILKCRPPGNRDPQADEVRACVPYLERQIALVRPEVICTLGLPAARALLHSELSIGALRGRWHSYKGIPLMPTYHPAYLLRSPGQKRRSWEDLKMVQAALRGRPPS; encoded by the coding sequence ATGAGCGCAAGCGGACTGCGGAAACGGCTGGAGACCGAACGGATGCTGGGCGTCGATGCGCTGATGCGCCGGCCCGGCCCGGAGGCCGAACTGCGGGCCGTCGAGCACCAGGTGACGGCGTGCGCACGCTGCCCCCTGCATCGGGAACGCACACGGACCGTCTTCGCGCGCGGGAGCGCGCGTGCACGCCTGATGTTCATCGGAGAGGCCCCCGGGGCCGAGGAAGACCGCCAGGGCGTGCCGTTCGTGGGCGCCGCCGGGCAGTTGCTCGACAGGATGATCGCCGCCATGGGCATGGACCGCGACGAGGTCTACGTCAGCAACATCCTGAAGTGCCGCCCCCCCGGCAACCGCGACCCGCAGGCGGACGAGGTTCGGGCCTGCGTCCCCTATCTGGAGCGCCAGATCGCGCTTGTCCGCCCCGAGGTCATCTGCACGCTGGGCCTGCCCGCCGCCAGGGCCCTGCTGCACTCGGAACTCTCGATCGGGGCGCTGCGGGGCCGTTGGCATTCCTACAAGGGCATCCCGCTGATGCCCACCTACCACCCCGCCTACCTGCTGCGGTCGCCGGGCCAGAAACGTCGCTCCTGGGAAGACCTGAAGATGGTGCAGGCGGCCCTGAGGGGCCGGCCGCCGTCCTGA
- a CDS encoding ATP-dependent Clp protease proteolytic subunit (hydrolyzes proteins to small peptides; with the ATPase subunits ClpA or ClpX, ClpP degrades specific substrates): protein MADDEDDDDEEEEDEELEGEGRPHKQLAERLLESRVVLVADPISSDLAQDVISRLLLLDEQDAKAPIDIYVNSPGGSVDAGFAMYDMIRFISAPARCICTGLTASAAVVVLLAAPKKSRLSLPNSRFLIHQPSGGVRGSATDAKIEADEILKIRSKINQLIADETGQPMERVEEDTKRNYWMGAEEARKYGLITKVVKSRKEIG from the coding sequence ATGGCGGACGACGAGGACGACGACGACGAGGAGGAGGAGGACGAGGAACTCGAGGGCGAGGGTCGCCCGCACAAGCAACTGGCCGAACGCCTGCTTGAGTCGCGCGTTGTCCTTGTGGCCGATCCCATATCCTCGGACCTGGCGCAGGACGTCATCAGCCGGCTCCTGCTGCTGGACGAGCAGGACGCCAAGGCGCCCATCGACATCTACGTCAACTCGCCAGGAGGGAGCGTCGACGCCGGGTTCGCCATGTACGACATGATCCGGTTCATCTCGGCCCCCGCCCGCTGCATCTGCACGGGGCTGACGGCCAGCGCGGCGGTCGTCGTGCTGCTGGCCGCGCCCAAGAAGTCCCGCCTCAGCCTGCCCAATTCGCGTTTCCTGATCCACCAGCCTTCGGGAGGTGTCCGCGGCTCGGCCACCGATGCGAAGATCGAGGCGGACGAGATTCTGAAGATCCGCAGCAAGATCAACCAGTTGATCGCCGACGAGACCGGCCAGCCGATGGAGCGTGTCGAGGAAGACACCAAGCGGAACTACTGGATGGGTGCCGAAGAGGCCCGCAAGTACGGCCTGATCACGAAGGTCGTGAAGTCCAGGAAAGAGATCGGTTAG
- a CDS encoding type II secretion system protein GspD gives MRRALLRSCPVLMVCLVAFASPRVLAQDQEAPVGPFAIGELQVETYQVGCIDVKSCVEILAMLGYNTKAPSGQVELAQLPAVFSLPLAAPKELVGLSSIDEKRTPDKVSLVEETLSAPQNRLMILYHASQSEAVGRLKDLLQRTVDVADRQVLIEGMVIELTEDNLRDLGTQWQKLLGDDWLISFKPDGDKMPFVATYNPEASATAALTDRLRATIRAVVQEGRAEILSSPSVLVLNNRNARIKVVRDTPIVSTKITRDVQNVDVRFEPVGIVLNIKPRVSQDDSAVTMQIIAEVSEVPEGKAIVVEGTEIAPVIDRRIVETVARVHDNTPFIIGGLIRNQTARAEDRVPVLGRVPFVGALFRRRVTTTGRKEVIIVLTPRVVTTGGSHRAVMPKDSSQFDFLGNRLFRNTYRIKPEDLFDLSFLEQNEAILTAFENAQRLVRRHPDYAGRSPFREMAARVIPGEDAVVIRMLYEILSSDRLAFHRDIPTDKLIVFLRDQEHTAGFRIGWLEREGRGILERASPDGTVAGFFSRPYPKDVLFLRFQAASGDIRTAMQHPVADLEWLPVQTSDPSEAEAMIERRLLELNGITDDYGPAGYALVLNTPRDLIRLKTAIAVREASEVNNFEDLLVLRNFRVGRRFGLPEFDVAHSRVFLIDPPVADYFFKSDYYYSALQTRLELACRLLGEALEREGLR, from the coding sequence ATGAGGAGAGCCCTCCTCCGTTCGTGCCCTGTGCTGATGGTCTGCCTTGTCGCGTTCGCGTCTCCGCGCGTGCTGGCGCAGGACCAGGAGGCACCGGTCGGCCCGTTCGCCATCGGCGAGCTTCAGGTCGAGACCTACCAGGTCGGCTGCATCGACGTGAAGAGCTGCGTCGAGATCCTGGCCATGCTGGGCTACAACACCAAGGCCCCCTCGGGCCAGGTCGAGCTGGCCCAGCTCCCGGCCGTCTTTTCCCTGCCGTTGGCCGCTCCGAAGGAGCTGGTCGGACTGAGCAGCATTGACGAGAAGCGGACCCCCGACAAGGTCTCGCTGGTCGAGGAGACCCTCAGCGCGCCGCAGAACCGTCTCATGATCCTCTATCACGCCAGCCAGTCCGAGGCCGTCGGTCGGCTCAAGGACCTTCTGCAGAGGACCGTGGACGTCGCGGACCGCCAGGTGCTCATCGAGGGCATGGTGATCGAGCTGACCGAGGACAACCTGCGCGACCTCGGCACACAGTGGCAGAAGCTGCTGGGAGACGACTGGCTGATCTCCTTCAAGCCCGACGGTGACAAGATGCCGTTCGTGGCCACCTACAACCCGGAGGCGAGCGCGACGGCCGCCCTGACCGACCGCCTGCGCGCCACCATCCGGGCGGTCGTCCAGGAGGGCCGGGCCGAGATCCTCTCCAGCCCCTCCGTGCTGGTGCTCAACAACCGCAACGCCCGCATCAAGGTCGTGCGCGACACCCCGATCGTGTCGACCAAGATCACCCGCGACGTCCAGAACGTGGACGTGCGCTTCGAGCCCGTGGGCATCGTGCTGAACATCAAGCCCCGCGTCAGCCAGGACGACTCCGCGGTCACGATGCAGATCATCGCCGAGGTGAGCGAGGTCCCGGAAGGCAAGGCCATCGTGGTCGAGGGCACCGAGATCGCCCCCGTCATCGACCGGCGCATCGTCGAGACCGTGGCGCGGGTGCACGATAACACCCCGTTCATCATCGGCGGGCTCATCCGCAACCAGACGGCCCGCGCCGAGGACCGCGTCCCCGTCCTGGGCCGCGTCCCTTTCGTGGGCGCGCTGTTCCGACGCAGGGTCACCACGACGGGTCGCAAGGAAGTCATCATCGTCCTGACGCCGCGCGTGGTCACCACCGGCGGAAGCCATCGGGCCGTCATGCCGAAGGACTCCAGCCAGTTCGACTTCCTGGGCAACCGCCTGTTCCGCAACACGTACCGCATCAAGCCCGAGGACCTGTTCGACCTGAGCTTCCTCGAACAGAACGAGGCGATCCTGACCGCCTTCGAGAATGCCCAGCGCCTGGTGCGCCGCCACCCCGACTACGCGGGGCGTTCGCCATTCCGCGAGATGGCCGCGCGCGTGATCCCCGGCGAGGACGCCGTCGTCATCCGCATGCTGTATGAGATACTGAGCAGCGACCGGCTGGCCTTCCACAGGGACATCCCCACCGACAAGCTGATCGTCTTCCTGCGCGACCAGGAGCACACGGCCGGATTCCGCATCGGCTGGCTGGAACGGGAGGGTCGCGGCATCCTGGAACGGGCCAGTCCGGACGGAACGGTGGCCGGCTTCTTCAGCCGGCCGTACCCGAAGGACGTCCTGTTCCTGCGCTTCCAGGCCGCATCGGGCGACATCCGGACAGCGATGCAGCACCCGGTCGCCGACCTCGAATGGCTGCCGGTGCAGACCTCGGATCCGTCGGAGGCGGAGGCGATGATCGAGCGGCGCCTGCTCGAACTCAACGGCATCACGGACGACTACGGACCGGCCGGGTATGCGCTCGTCCTGAACACCCCGCGCGACCTGATCCGCCTCAAGACGGCGATCGCCGTGCGGGAGGCCTCCGAGGTGAACAACTTCGAGGACCTGCTGGTCCTGCGCAACTTCCGCGTGGGACGGCGCTTCGGGCTTCCGGAGTTCGACGTCGCCCACAGCCGCGTGTTCCTGATCGATCCGCCGGTCGCCGACTACTTCTTCAAGAGCGACTACTACTACTCCGCCCTGCAGACGCGGCTGGAGCTGGCGTGCCGACTGCTGGGGGAGGCTCTGGAACGCGAGGGCCTGCGATGA
- a CDS encoding outer membrane protein assembly factor BamE, giving the protein MRPPVALSALAALVAVAWGCTTSPPRGRPAGIEPGMTARQVEEALGTPLKTERPGVGAEVWYYEDDVVVLDRGRVTYRFPVPSPSP; this is encoded by the coding sequence ATGAGACCGCCCGTCGCACTGTCGGCACTGGCGGCCCTGGTGGCGGTGGCGTGGGGGTGCACGACGAGCCCGCCCCGGGGGCGCCCGGCGGGAATCGAGCCGGGGATGACGGCCCGGCAGGTCGAGGAGGCCCTGGGCACGCCCCTGAAGACCGAGCGCCCCGGCGTGGGGGCCGAAGTCTGGTACTACGAGGACGACGTCGTGGTGCTGGACCGGGGCCGCGTGACCTACCGCTTCCCCGTGCCCTCGCCGTCGCCATAG
- a CDS encoding ABC transporter ATP-binding protein, with protein sequence MTSADNQAHALRALGPFIRPHRRRLLIVLACLIVLAFCNLAMPKVLGFVIKNVFLETGKTADERMALLTRVLLAILLIYGVRNVLFYLHKIRMTEIGERIAFELRQRLLQHLHTLSVDFYQQNKPGKISARVLQDVQAVKQFVQDEMANTLINVLMVVVAIGIMIYMHALLALVTVILLPGHVLVYYVFRKPISAYARQAKERIADVSGNLIEQFDGAATVTASATQLLEQEKFKESMRKGMAAQLKQNQYYVLQKIAADLLVGLGLIILFGYGGYSVLHKGMGAGDFVAFYAYVGLLYPRVVELVSQAGKFSRTGASVERVLEILAIQPGVREAARAVPYEIRQGRIEFRNVSFDYGNGPVLDRVSFVIEPGDHVLVTGPSGSGKSTCVNLIPRFFDPRHGTVLVDGVDVRDFTLTSLRRQIGFVFQDCFLFNDTIMAKIRYAWPQASEEDVIEAARQAYADEFIERLPNAYMTMIGEGGVQLSQGEKRRLMIARVILKDPRVLILDEPLVSLDPQARKRAIEGLSSLIGSRTVLNITHFPAELPFASKQMHVSDGRVTMRDASGRILRP encoded by the coding sequence ATGACCTCGGCCGACAATCAGGCACACGCGCTGCGCGCCCTGGGGCCGTTCATCCGACCGCACCGCCGCCGCCTTCTGATCGTGCTGGCCTGCCTGATCGTCCTCGCCTTCTGCAACCTGGCGATGCCGAAGGTCCTCGGCTTCGTCATCAAGAACGTCTTCCTGGAAACGGGCAAGACGGCCGACGAACGGATGGCGCTGCTGACCCGTGTGCTCCTGGCCATCCTGCTCATCTACGGCGTGCGCAACGTGCTGTTCTACCTGCACAAGATCCGCATGACCGAGATCGGCGAGCGCATCGCGTTCGAGCTGCGCCAGCGGCTGCTCCAGCACCTGCACACGCTGTCGGTGGACTTCTACCAGCAGAACAAGCCGGGCAAGATCAGCGCCCGGGTCCTGCAGGACGTGCAGGCCGTCAAGCAGTTCGTGCAGGACGAGATGGCCAACACGCTCATCAACGTCCTGATGGTCGTGGTGGCCATCGGCATCATGATCTACATGCACGCCCTGCTGGCCCTCGTCACGGTGATCCTGCTGCCGGGCCACGTGCTGGTCTACTACGTGTTCCGCAAGCCCATCTCGGCCTACGCCCGGCAGGCGAAGGAGCGGATCGCCGACGTCAGCGGCAACCTGATCGAACAGTTCGACGGCGCGGCCACCGTGACGGCCTCGGCGACCCAGCTTCTGGAGCAGGAGAAGTTCAAGGAATCCATGCGCAAGGGCATGGCCGCCCAACTGAAGCAGAACCAGTACTACGTCCTGCAGAAGATCGCCGCCGACCTCCTGGTGGGGCTCGGGCTGATCATTCTGTTCGGATACGGCGGCTACTCGGTGCTCCACAAGGGCATGGGGGCGGGCGACTTCGTGGCCTTCTACGCCTACGTGGGTCTGCTCTACCCGCGCGTCGTCGAACTCGTCTCCCAGGCCGGCAAGTTCTCGCGCACGGGCGCCTCGGTCGAGCGCGTGCTGGAGATACTGGCCATCCAGCCGGGCGTGCGCGAGGCCGCCCGCGCCGTGCCCTACGAGATCCGCCAGGGACGGATCGAGTTCCGCAACGTCTCCTTCGACTACGGAAACGGCCCCGTGCTGGACCGCGTGTCGTTCGTCATCGAGCCGGGCGACCACGTGCTGGTCACCGGCCCCAGCGGCAGCGGAAAGAGCACCTGCGTGAACCTGATCCCGCGCTTCTTCGACCCCCGGCACGGCACCGTCCTTGTGGACGGCGTGGACGTGCGCGACTTCACGCTCACCTCGCTGCGTCGCCAGATCGGGTTCGTCTTCCAGGACTGCTTCCTGTTCAACGACACCATCATGGCGAAAATCCGCTACGCCTGGCCGCAGGCGAGCGAGGAGGACGTGATCGAGGCGGCCCGCCAGGCCTACGCCGACGAGTTCATCGAGCGCCTGCCCAACGCATACATGACCATGATCGGAGAGGGCGGGGTGCAGCTCTCCCAGGGCGAGAAACGCCGCCTCATGATCGCCCGGGTCATCCTGAAAGACCCCAGGGTGCTCATCCTCGACGAGCCCCTCGTCTCCCTGGACCCTCAGGCCCGCAAGAGGGCCATCGAGGGCCTCAGCAGCCTGATCGGCAGCCGCACCGTCCTCAACATCACGCACTTCCCGGCCGAACTGCCGTTCGCCAGCAAGCAGATGCACGTCTCCGACGGGCGCGTCACCATGCGCGATGCCTCCGGGCGTATCTTGAGGCCGTAG
- a CDS encoding RluA family pseudouridine synthase, with translation MTRDADNGRAGPAAALEVAPEQAGTRLLEFVSLHLVCESKARLRRLIAAGDIRLNDAAVSTIRTVWSGDVISLPPGLRTGPPPAAELPIRALYEDADYACIDKPAGWPVVPARAGRDADFSRALLAWMNRDAPPAGPYVRPHVVHRLDRDTSGVLLVARSAPAGRALGRQFVARTVCKTYLAIVDGAPCRDRCTVDAAIAREPGDHLRMTARAGGGRPALTEVLVRERLGPFSLLELQPHSGRQHQLRVHLAAMGHPLAVDRLYGRRTQLTGRDLSTHQGIRAAPDSAVLLDRCPLHALRIACRHPRTGAPVEHTAPLPEDMRRLLALLRAAHPPG, from the coding sequence ATGACGCGCGACGCCGACAACGGCCGAGCCGGCCCGGCGGCGGCCCTTGAGGTCGCGCCCGAACAGGCGGGAACGCGCCTTCTGGAGTTCGTGAGCCTCCATCTCGTCTGCGAGTCGAAGGCCCGCCTCCGGCGCCTGATCGCCGCCGGCGACATCCGCCTGAACGATGCGGCCGTCTCCACCATCCGGACCGTCTGGTCCGGCGACGTCATCTCCCTGCCCCCCGGGCTCCGGACCGGGCCCCCGCCGGCGGCCGAGCTGCCCATCCGCGCCCTCTACGAAGACGCCGATTACGCGTGCATCGACAAACCGGCCGGCTGGCCCGTCGTGCCCGCCCGGGCCGGCCGCGACGCCGATTTCTCGCGCGCACTCCTGGCCTGGATGAACAGGGATGCGCCGCCGGCGGGGCCCTACGTGCGCCCGCACGTGGTCCACCGCCTCGACCGCGACACTTCGGGCGTCCTTCTGGTGGCGCGCAGTGCCCCGGCCGGTCGGGCGCTGGGCCGTCAGTTCGTGGCCCGCACTGTGTGCAAGACCTACCTGGCGATCGTGGACGGCGCGCCCTGCCGCGATCGGTGCACGGTGGACGCCGCCATCGCGCGGGAGCCCGGCGACCACCTGAGGATGACGGCCCGCGCAGGCGGCGGCCGCCCGGCCCTCACGGAGGTCCTCGTGCGCGAGCGGCTCGGCCCCTTCAGCCTGCTGGAGCTGCAGCCGCACAGCGGCCGTCAGCACCAGTTGCGGGTCCACCTCGCCGCGATGGGGCACCCCCTGGCCGTGGACCGCCTCTACGGGCGCCGCACGCAGTTGACCGGCCGGGACCTGAGCACGCACCAGGGGATCCGCGCCGCCCCTGATTCGGCCGTGCTCCTGGACCGCTGCCCTCTGCACGCACTCCGCATCGCCTGCCGCCACCCGCGCACGGGGGCGCCCGTCGAGCACACCGCCCCGCTGCCCGAGGACATGCGGCGGCTCCTGGCGCTCCTGCGTGCGGCTCACCCGCCGGGGTAG
- a CDS encoding FHA domain-containing protein, translated as MITKQPVLIMIQGPEPGSIFALPDNRVTTIGRSPRNMLPVASDSVSRFHCEIAWVNGHWELNDLNSKKGTVVNGLAVDDKHVLCPGDLVRLSTTVFRFDMVEDSTLSDSDRKAIVDAGRGLAGASPDDVAHSLDAIRARSRMGGLNVHHEPRVEGPSRPSLVFIAGSAAAVCLLAAGVLLWAHRRADARAAGAHAEARAEAARSRALWEEAEAKMALAAGFEGDGSHAEALRLYDEIEARQPPDALRDLVRELRAYTVRLAHARFAELERAAEQELKAGHPQAAVAYYREAAASVGVPELVATARRRIAELEPAG; from the coding sequence GTGATCACCAAGCAGCCCGTGCTCATCATGATCCAGGGCCCGGAGCCCGGCAGCATCTTCGCGCTTCCGGACAACCGCGTGACCACGATCGGCCGGTCCCCCCGCAACATGCTGCCGGTGGCCAGCGACAGCGTCAGCCGGTTCCACTGCGAGATCGCGTGGGTCAACGGCCATTGGGAGCTGAACGACCTGAACAGCAAGAAGGGCACCGTCGTCAACGGGCTCGCCGTCGACGACAAGCACGTGCTCTGTCCGGGCGACCTGGTGCGCCTGAGCACCACGGTGTTCCGCTTCGACATGGTCGAGGACTCGACGCTGAGCGACAGCGACAGGAAGGCGATCGTCGATGCGGGGCGGGGCCTGGCGGGCGCGTCTCCTGACGATGTGGCCCACTCGCTGGACGCCATCCGTGCACGCAGCCGCATGGGCGGACTGAATGTCCACCACGAGCCCCGGGTCGAAGGACCGTCCCGGCCGAGCCTGGTGTTCATTGCGGGCTCGGCGGCGGCCGTCTGCCTGCTGGCCGCCGGCGTGCTGCTGTGGGCGCACCGGCGGGCCGACGCCCGGGCGGCCGGGGCGCACGCCGAGGCCAGGGCGGAGGCGGCTCGATCGCGCGCCCTGTGGGAGGAGGCCGAGGCGAAGATGGCGCTGGCCGCCGGGTTCGAGGGCGACGGCAGCCACGCCGAGGCGCTGAGGCTCTACGACGAGATCGAGGCCCGGCAGCCGCCCGATGCCCTCCGCGACCTCGTGCGGGAACTCCGCGCCTACACCGTGCGCCTCGCACACGCGCGGTTCGCGGAACTCGAACGCGCGGCGGAGCAGGAACTGAAGGCCGGGCATCCGCAGGCCGCCGTGGCCTACTACCGCGAGGCCGCCGCATCGGTCGGCGTGCCCGAACTGGTGGCCACGGCCCGGCGGAGGATCGCCGAACTCGAACCCGCGGGCTGA
- a CDS encoding DUF4438 domain-containing protein, with the protein MSVVGEVDPPTSGGDWRVGPDGRPALLPGVGGITYNVKVGDSAVDWAADHVEPGVSVKTDKPAPNAGLNLLSCVGNTATVVSGDAKGGQGIVTGKHGGIEHVLVDFPDGVLEKLVVGDRIQVRARGLGLKLVEMPHIAVMNTDPELLRRMAPRRKGDRLVVRIARRIPAALMGSGLGRSHTFGGDYDIQLFDDELVKEYGLDKLRLGDIVALENADHAFGRIYRTGAVSIGVVVHTCCTTAGHGPGVTSLMSSRDGRIDTVIDPKANLADYFRIGRRRPGGRRKTAGR; encoded by the coding sequence ATGTCCGTGGTCGGCGAGGTGGATCCGCCCACCTCCGGCGGCGACTGGCGCGTGGGCCCCGACGGCCGGCCGGCCCTGCTGCCAGGCGTTGGCGGCATCACGTACAACGTGAAGGTCGGCGACAGCGCCGTCGACTGGGCGGCCGACCACGTGGAGCCCGGCGTGTCCGTCAAGACGGACAAGCCCGCCCCGAACGCCGGCCTGAACCTGCTGAGCTGCGTGGGCAACACGGCCACCGTCGTCAGCGGCGACGCCAAGGGCGGCCAGGGCATCGTCACGGGCAAGCACGGGGGCATCGAGCACGTGCTCGTTGACTTCCCGGACGGCGTGCTGGAGAAGCTGGTCGTCGGCGACAGGATCCAGGTGCGGGCCCGCGGGTTGGGCCTCAAGCTGGTCGAGATGCCGCACATCGCCGTGATGAACACGGACCCCGAGCTGCTTCGGCGGATGGCCCCGCGCCGCAAGGGCGACCGACTGGTCGTGCGCATTGCGCGCCGCATCCCCGCCGCCCTCATGGGCAGCGGCCTGGGGCGCAGCCACACCTTCGGCGGCGACTACGACATCCAGTTGTTCGACGACGAACTGGTGAAGGAGTACGGCCTGGACAAGCTGCGGCTGGGCGACATCGTCGCCCTGGAGAACGCCGACCACGCCTTCGGCCGCATCTACCGGACCGGCGCCGTCAGCATCGGCGTCGTCGTGCACACCTGCTGCACGACGGCCGGCCACGGCCCCGGCGTCACCTCGCTGATGAGCAGCCGCGACGGGCGGATCGACACGGTGATCGACCCGAAGGCGAACCTGGCCGACTACTTCCGCATCGGGCGCCGGCGTCCCGGCGGCCGCCGCAAAACGGCCGGCAGATGA
- a CDS encoding protein kinase, translating into MSAARITEHGCLGRYALLEHLGKGGMAVVYRATDTDTGAVVAVKIFQSGPARAPEVSAQLRDREVRMLQSVQHPNIVKYRDSGEEDDTYFFAMEYVEDSLLTCMRRGTPFELVDRVLLLRQTASALAAVHQQGIVHRDVKPGNILLDHDPNHTLHAKLTDLGIAKNVSETDIVREHMPTRVPGTPKYLAPEQIRLQAVDGRADIFSLGVVAYELLTGTLPFHAEDSDGFLKANVGQQQTPAAQVDSRLPAFLSDMVDRMLAKDREQRYDAETLARDLELAQQHLVSGAPLNERTNTASMFYHPRVRTPRPPPSPAPHPALPHAAVAAACALVGLLACIVLWPRVGDAPRAGDAPPSPALTNLLHEARNAVPEGARWRALASVRALAGRDMHPETAAEVLRIEQEVQDELAEPFRAAVARMLAENRVAEARIAVRRMQDILPRARATAPLVRALDRRLALPPDEDAWQEALRETHALVRSRRYPSALDARKALLADAGDDPERLEAARRSIADVFEHWGHYLLTTYPQAEEIDDFFRTLDANVAVLESPPARVLGELRMRLARIYRDRGRYRDALAQYQAAVDAGTPDVVQEAERARAELVAWLADRPQDPAEFAAGLHREGFGGDAWTDHAEGGAVRQAADGVLVLEVQAGRGQRTARRETVRPLRTLGFACRVEFRASPEVVAEAGGARLGLAVVSQGKDSFELAFDGRAYGASVRRRSGGAALGTTLRGAIGDEDHLWHALVLDYDYDTGRLIVRLDEQELRRYSLDLGDLRLCVFLEAAPGGAAAASFRNLSFDPHSVPRSP; encoded by the coding sequence ATGAGCGCCGCCCGGATCACAGAGCACGGCTGCCTCGGCCGCTACGCCCTGCTGGAGCACCTCGGCAAGGGCGGCATGGCCGTGGTCTACCGCGCGACGGACACCGACACGGGCGCCGTCGTGGCCGTGAAGATCTTCCAGTCCGGCCCCGCCCGCGCCCCCGAGGTCAGTGCCCAGTTGCGCGACCGCGAGGTGCGCATGCTCCAGAGCGTGCAGCACCCGAACATCGTCAAGTACCGCGACTCCGGCGAAGAGGACGACACGTACTTCTTCGCCATGGAGTACGTCGAAGACAGCCTGCTGACGTGCATGCGGCGCGGCACGCCCTTCGAACTCGTCGACCGTGTGCTGCTCCTGCGGCAGACGGCCAGCGCCCTGGCAGCCGTCCATCAGCAGGGCATCGTGCACCGTGACGTCAAACCCGGCAACATCCTGCTGGACCATGACCCCAACCACACGCTGCATGCCAAGCTCACCGATCTGGGCATCGCCAAGAACGTCAGCGAGACGGACATCGTGCGGGAGCACATGCCCACGCGCGTGCCCGGCACGCCCAAGTACCTTGCCCCGGAGCAGATCCGCCTCCAGGCCGTCGACGGGCGCGCCGACATCTTCAGCTTGGGCGTCGTCGCCTACGAACTCCTCACCGGCACGCTGCCCTTCCACGCCGAGGACTCCGACGGCTTCCTGAAGGCGAACGTCGGCCAGCAGCAGACGCCCGCCGCCCAGGTCGACAGCCGCCTGCCCGCCTTCCTCAGCGACATGGTCGACCGGATGCTGGCCAAGGACCGGGAGCAGCGCTACGACGCCGAGACCCTGGCGCGCGATCTGGAACTGGCCCAGCAGCACCTGGTCAGCGGCGCCCCGCTGAACGAGCGCACGAACACCGCCTCGATGTTCTACCACCCTCGCGTGCGCACGCCTCGGCCCCCTCCCTCCCCCGCTCCCCACCCCGCCCTGCCGCACGCGGCCGTGGCGGCGGCCTGCGCCCTGGTCGGCCTGCTGGCCTGCATCGTCCTCTGGCCGCGCGTCGGCGACGCGCCGCGCGCCGGCGACGCGCCGCCCTCCCCCGCCCTCACCAACCTCCTGCACGAGGCCCGCAACGCCGTGCCGGAGGGCGCCCGCTGGCGCGCTCTGGCGTCCGTGCGCGCCCTCGCCGGCCGGGACATGCACCCCGAGACGGCCGCAGAGGTGCTCCGGATCGAGCAGGAGGTCCAGGACGAACTCGCCGAGCCCTTCCGGGCCGCCGTCGCCCGCATGCTGGCCGAGAACCGCGTGGCCGAGGCCCGGATCGCCGTGCGCCGCATGCAGGACATCCTGCCGCGCGCCCGGGCGACCGCCCCGCTGGTGCGCGCCCTGGACCGGCGTCTGGCGCTCCCCCCGGACGAGGACGCCTGGCAGGAGGCCCTGCGCGAAACGCACGCCCTCGTGCGCAGCCGGCGCTACCCGAGTGCCCTCGACGCCCGCAAGGCCCTGCTGGCCGACGCCGGGGACGACCCGGAACGCCTCGAGGCCGCTCGCCGCTCCATCGCGGATGTGTTCGAACACTGGGGCCACTACCTGTTGACGACCTACCCGCAGGCCGAAGAGATCGACGACTTCTTCCGCACCTTGGACGCGAACGTCGCCGTCCTGGAATCCCCGCCGGCCAGGGTGCTCGGCGAACTGCGGATGCGGCTGGCGCGCATCTACCGCGACCGCGGCCGCTACCGGGATGCCCTTGCGCAGTACCAGGCCGCCGTGGATGCCGGCACGCCCGACGTGGTGCAGGAGGCCGAACGTGCGCGTGCCGAACTGGTTGCCTGGCTCGCCGACCGGCCGCAGGACCCGGCCGAGTTCGCCGCCGGACTGCACCGCGAGGGGTTCGGCGGCGACGCCTGGACCGACCACGCCGAGGGAGGCGCCGTCCGGCAGGCCGCCGACGGGGTCCTGGTGCTGGAGGTGCAGGCCGGCCGGGGGCAACGCACGGCCCGACGCGAGACGGTCCGCCCCCTCCGCACGCTCGGCTTTGCGTGCCGCGTGGAGTTCCGCGCCTCACCCGAGGTGGTCGCGGAGGCCGGCGGTGCCCGGCTCGGCCTGGCCGTCGTCAGCCAGGGCAAGGACTCGTTCGAGCTGGCGTTCGACGGACGCGCCTACGGCGCCAGCGTGCGCCGGAGATCGGGCGGGGCTGCGCTCGGCACGACCCTGCGCGGCGCGATCGGCGACGAGGACCATCTCTGGCACGCCCTCGTGCTGGACTACGACTACGACACCGGCCGCCTCATCGTCCGGCTGGACGAACAGGAACTGAGGCGATACAGCCTGGACCTGGGCGACCTGCGGCTCTGCGTGTTCCTGGAGGCCGCCCCGGGCGGCGCGGCCGCCGCCTCGTTCCGGAACCTCTCCTTCGACCCGCACAGCGTCCCCCGCTCGCCTTGA